A genomic stretch from Microcebus murinus isolate Inina chromosome 19, M.murinus_Inina_mat1.0, whole genome shotgun sequence includes:
- the HIRIP3 gene encoding HIRA-interacting protein 3, with protein MAREKEMQEFTRSFFRGRPDLSTLTHSIVRRRFLAHVGRDHLEPEEKQALKRLVEEELLKMQVDEAGTREEKLDITKKGKRPPTPCSESERKRFHFDLESEPSSAASSPEHFGPLAKNRRAAAEVSPAKEEESSRQASKKAVEENKESSDEEQQKDLTAKIDLEESSEEEEDCSIRTSKAWEEESSEEEDEKKKEYKGTARNRPVTKSKQASGKASVSRNQAREESDDSEEKPAQMTAHKVQGNKGAKSYLESEQESEEEKEEILAKNKEIREEEEEEDQKPRARSNGGKRSACEGSCKQKSRVRRLMGDSGDSGEENKKEATGSGDSSSGGEEPPVQRKSKDGTLCEDGERQSGSSEAGEDSWKVKAMAKGTGKIAKLGSVSGEESDLEREVSDTEAAGSPKGERKNRSSKKSSKKGRTRSSSSSSEGSPEPKGGKAGSGRRGEDHPAVMRLKRYIRACGAHRNYKKLLGSCRSHKERLSVLRAELEALGMKGNPSLEKCRALKEQREEAAEVASLDVANIISGSGRPRRRTAWNPLGEAASPGELYRRTLDSEEEQPRPAPPDWSHMRGIISSDGESS; from the exons ATGGCGCGGGAGAAGGAGATGCAGGAGTTCACCCGTAGCTTCTTCCGAGGCCGCCCAGACCTCAG CACGCTCACGCATTCCATCGTGCGGCGGAGGTTCTTGGCTCACGTGGGCCGCGATCACCTGGAACCCGAGGAAAAGCAGGCACTGAAGCGGCTAGTGGAGGAGGAGCTGCTAAAGATGCAG GTGGATGAAGCTGGTACCAGGGAAGAGAAACTAGACATTACCAAGAAGGGGAAGAGGCCTCCCACTCCTTGCAGtgaatcagagagaaaaaggTTCCACTTTGATTTAGAGTCAG AGCCCAGCTCTGCAGCCTCCAGCCCAGAACACTTTGGACCCCTAGCAAAGAACAGGAGGGCAGCAGCAGAAGTCAGCCCAGCCAAGGAGGAAGAGAGTTCAAGGCAGGCCTCAAAGAAAGCAGTTGAAGAGAACAAAGAAAGCAGCGATGAAGAACAGCAGAAGGACCTGACTGCAAAGATAGACTTAGAGGAgagcagtgaggaggaggaggattgtTCTATCAGAACAAGTAAGGCCTGGGAGGAAGAGAGCAgtgaagaggaagatgaaaagaaaaaggagtacAAGGGCACGGCTAGGAACAGACCTGTGACAAAGAGCAAGCAGGCATCAGGCAAAGCCTCAGTTAGCAGGAACCAGGCCAGGGAAGAAAGTGATGACAGTGAGGAAAAACCTGCCCAGATGACAGCACATAAGGTGCAGGGAAATAAAGGAGCTAAAAGCTACCTGGAAAGTGAACAGGAGagtgaggaggagaaagaggagatcCTAGCCAAGAACAAAGAGatcagggaggaagaagaggaggaagatcaGAAACCCAGAGCCAGGAGCAATGGAGGGAAAAGGTCAGCTTGTGAGGGGAGCTGTAAGCAGAAAAGCAGGGTGAGGAGACTAATGGGAGACTCAGGGGACAGTGgggaagagaacaaaaaagaGGCCACAGGCAGTGGGGACAGCAGTAGCGGAGGGGAAGAGCCCCCAGTGCAGAGGAAGAGCAAGGATGGGACCTTGTGTGAGGATGGGGAAAGGCAGAGTGGGAGCAGTGAGGCTGGGGAAGACAGCTGGAAGGTGAAAGCAATGGCTAAAGGCACTGGAAAGATAGCCAAACTGGGCAGTGTCAGTGGTGAGGAGAGTGACTTGGAGAGAGAGGTGAGTGACACTGAGGCAGCGGGGAGCCCCAAGGGGGAAAGGAAGAACCGCTCTTCCAAGAAAAGCTCCAAGAAAGGCAGGACACGcagctcctcttcctcatcaGAAGGAAGCCCAGAGCCAAAAGGAGGGAAG GCTGGCTCTGGTCGCCGTGGAGAGGACCACCCAGCTGTGATGAGGCTAAAGCGCTACATTCGGGCCTGTGGTGCCCATCGAAACTACAAGAAGCTACTGGGCTCTTGTCGCTCACACAAGGAGCGCCTGAGTGTCCTCCGAGCAGAACTGGAAGCCCTGGGCATGAAGG GTAACCCTTCCTTAGAGAAGTGCCGGGCCCTGAAGGAGCAGCGGGAGGAGGCGGCTGAGGTGGCCTCCTTGGATGTTGCTAATATCATCAGTGGTTCAG GCCGTCCACGCAGACGCACAGCCTGGAACCCTTTAGGAGAAGCAGCTTCCCCAGGGGAGCTATACCGCCGGACCCTAGACTCAGAGGAAGAACAGCCCCGTCCGGCACCCCCAGACTGGTCACATATGCGTGGAATCATCAGCAGTGATGGCGAGAGTAGCTGa